A single genomic interval of Natronolimnobius sp. AArcel1 harbors:
- a CDS encoding GTP-binding protein — MSDDSLPVTVLSGTLGAGKTTVLNHLLRESDRDLAVLVNDMGEVNVDADRVAESSDITDEDEELIELSNGCICCELRGDLLDAIGELTAADRKFDALVVESTGVAEPLPVAQTLTLGFDQADLDPTEFYEETGIEPLSGCHLDTTVTVVDAHQFNAAMESDEILDDDGTEKHLGNLLVEQVEFCDVLLLNKCDLVDEPTLAEIESTLEVLQPRAEIIRTKHGRVDPNTIIETDRFDFEEASHSAGWIKELQEPHESAEEEHGVTSFVFEARRPFHPERFADLLDDFPSNVVRSKGHFWIASYEDEQRESSEPRTGATGSEQGEDPDASSGTASEKRHVRRMDEAITVNVAGQSVRVAPAGQWVDSLPADEREEHLDENPDLKAGWHVRWGDRGIRLVLIGTDMDHDSLRGDLEDCLLTDDELEEDWSTYEDRFPSFEPPEVPEEAADEADEADAAEEPSADEDHDHDEQHEIGIAD, encoded by the coding sequence ATGAGCGACGACTCGCTACCAGTCACGGTACTGTCCGGAACGCTCGGAGCCGGGAAAACGACCGTTCTGAACCACCTCCTGCGGGAGAGCGACCGCGATCTCGCCGTGCTCGTCAACGACATGGGCGAGGTCAACGTCGATGCGGATCGCGTCGCCGAATCCTCGGATATTACTGACGAGGACGAGGAGCTAATCGAACTCTCGAACGGCTGTATCTGCTGTGAACTCCGAGGCGACCTGCTCGATGCAATCGGCGAACTCACCGCCGCTGACCGCAAATTCGACGCTCTCGTCGTCGAGTCAACCGGCGTCGCCGAACCGCTACCGGTCGCCCAGACGCTGACGCTTGGCTTCGATCAGGCCGACCTCGATCCGACGGAGTTCTACGAGGAGACCGGCATCGAACCGCTGTCGGGCTGTCACCTCGATACAACCGTCACCGTTGTCGACGCCCACCAGTTCAACGCGGCGATGGAATCCGACGAAATCCTCGACGACGACGGCACCGAGAAACACCTTGGCAACCTGCTCGTCGAACAGGTCGAGTTCTGCGACGTCCTCTTACTCAACAAGTGCGACCTCGTGGACGAACCGACGCTCGCAGAAATCGAATCCACGCTCGAGGTGCTCCAGCCGCGCGCGGAGATTATCCGTACCAAACACGGACGGGTCGATCCCAACACGATCATCGAGACCGATCGATTCGACTTCGAGGAAGCCAGCCACTCCGCAGGCTGGATCAAAGAGCTCCAGGAGCCACACGAATCCGCCGAGGAAGAACACGGCGTCACCTCGTTCGTCTTCGAGGCCCGGCGACCGTTCCACCCCGAGCGCTTTGCAGACTTGCTCGATGACTTCCCGAGCAACGTCGTCCGCTCGAAGGGGCATTTCTGGATTGCGAGCTACGAGGACGAACAACGTGAGTCCTCGGAACCGCGAACGGGAGCGACCGGATCCGAGCAAGGCGAGGATCCCGATGCGAGCAGTGGAACCGCGAGCGAGAAGCGACACGTGAGGCGTATGGACGAAGCGATTACCGTCAACGTTGCCGGCCAGTCCGTTCGAGTCGCTCCCGCCGGTCAGTGGGTCGACTCGCTGCCGGCCGACGAACGCGAGGAACACCTCGACGAAAATCCCGACCTCAAAGCAGGCTGGCACGTCCGCTGGGGCGACCGCGGCATCCGCCTCGTCCTGATCGGCACCGACATGGACCACGACTCGCTGCGTGGTGACCTCGAGGACTGTCTGCTCACGGACGACGAACTCGAGGAGGATTGGTCGACCTACGAGGATCGGTTCCCGTCATTCGAGCCGCCAGAAGTGCCGGAAGAAGCGGCGGACGAGGCAGACGAGGCGGACGCAGCCGAGGAGCCTAGTGCAGACGAAGATCACGACCACGACGAACAACACGAAATCGGCATCGCCGACTGA
- a CDS encoding C2H2-type zinc finger protein, which produces MGYNCSTCDEDFQSAAGVTQHVALHHNTCAVCDEGFNDTDSLRSHIHESH; this is translated from the coding sequence ATGGGATACAACTGCTCCACCTGCGACGAGGACTTTCAGTCAGCCGCTGGCGTCACCCAACACGTCGCGTTGCACCACAACACCTGTGCCGTCTGTGACGAAGGGTTCAACGACACGGACTCGCTGCGGAGTCACATCCACGAGAGTCACTGA
- a CDS encoding RNA-guided endonuclease TnpB family protein, which yields MKYSPRFCLFPTTQQRKLLEENVDIVRQLYNDRLKRFKEIPENAGTLTQRVRMARDELPELKQWWDDLNDVYSTVLQTATMRIRDNKRSLQELQKNGYDAGELRWKPPREFRSFTYNIRGFELDKNNGPSGRGVLTLKRVAGENIDVPIRLHRDLPDGEVKQLTVKKEPTGAWYASFTVETDDPEKPSIEDITPDDCIGIDLGVLSFIHDSDGRSVSCLDLTEDRERLEREQRSLSRKQRGSNNWEKQRRQVAQVHDRMSNKKHDFKHKLAHFYTTEYDAVFLEDLNVKGMLEEDGNARNKHEVGWRDMISVFEHHGEKNGCYVELVDPAGTTKECAHCGSETRKPVWVRTHDCPTCGVEMDRDLNAACNVLERGLKQLGVVHSEATPVETATAVSTDGCGFSASNQVDASRVVEAGSPCLKEAASAAE from the coding sequence ATGAAGTACAGTCCACGCTTCTGCTTGTTCCCGACAACTCAGCAACGCAAGTTGCTCGAGGAGAACGTGGACATCGTGCGACAACTCTACAACGACCGCCTGAAACGATTCAAAGAAATCCCGGAGAACGCCGGAACACTCACTCAACGTGTCCGCATGGCACGAGATGAATTACCGGAACTGAAGCAATGGTGGGACGATCTCAACGACGTGTACTCCACCGTGCTTCAGACGGCAACAATGCGTATCCGTGACAACAAACGAAGTCTGCAGGAACTGCAGAAAAACGGGTACGATGCAGGTGAGTTACGGTGGAAGCCGCCACGAGAGTTCAGGAGTTTCACGTACAATATTCGGGGCTTCGAGTTGGACAAGAACAACGGCCCTAGTGGACGTGGAGTTCTCACACTCAAGAGAGTGGCTGGTGAAAACATCGATGTACCAATCCGCCTCCACCGCGACCTTCCAGACGGGGAAGTGAAGCAACTCACCGTCAAGAAAGAACCAACTGGCGCGTGGTATGCGTCGTTCACCGTCGAAACAGACGACCCGGAGAAACCCAGTATCGAAGACATCACTCCGGATGACTGCATCGGAATCGACCTCGGCGTGCTGAGTTTCATTCATGACTCAGACGGCAGGTCTGTCAGTTGCCTCGACTTAACCGAAGACCGGGAGCGATTGGAACGTGAACAGCGTTCACTCTCTCGGAAGCAACGCGGGTCGAATAACTGGGAGAAGCAACGTCGACAGGTAGCGCAAGTCCATGATAGGATGAGCAATAAGAAGCATGATTTCAAGCATAAGTTGGCACACTTCTACACCACTGAGTACGATGCAGTGTTCCTCGAAGACCTAAACGTGAAAGGGATGCTTGAAGAGGATGGGAACGCCCGAAACAAGCACGAAGTCGGGTGGCGTGACATGATTTCAGTGTTCGAGCATCATGGGGAGAAGAATGGGTGCTACGTCGAACTGGTTGACCCGGCGGGAACGACGAAGGAATGCGCTCACTGTGGATCGGAGACAAGAAAGCCAGTGTGGGTCAGAACGCATGACTGCCCGACGTGCGGGGTTGAGATGGATCGTGACCTGAACGCGGCGTGCAATGTGTTGGAGCGCGGATTGAAGCAACTAGGAGTGGTTCACTCCGAAGCAACGCCTGTGGAGACTGCAACCGCTGTGTCCACCGACGGATGCGGTTTTTCCGCGTCCAATCAGGTGGATGCAAGTCGCGTCGTAGAAGCAGGAAGCCCCTGCCTCAAGGAAGCCGCGTCAGCGGCTGAGTAG
- a CDS encoding NAD(P)/FAD-dependent oxidoreductase, protein MTRSFDHEVAVIGAGPAGIGTGVALERLDLEYTVLERDCIGASFRQWPAEMRLLTPSFPATAFGTRDLNAITPDTSPALALDCEHPTGEQYADYLEAIAEFHELSVETGIDVTSAVSLDGDTDGGFRLETDDDSITARFVVWAAGEYQYPTTAAVAGAQHGVHVAGVDSWESYATAHDLEADVDLESDVAPVETLAAGDGTGDATPQAAADGAGTMAPVQDDVIVIGGAESGVDAALSLAEADCSVTVLDDAGTWQFRSPDPSEVLSPRTNERLEAALDEEQPIALVAGARAERIERLADEDSTEIDDGGLEYAVVTTDGARFCSRAPPVLATGFEGSVSLVEELFTLEDGVPELTDRDESTATPGLFLAGPQVAHNGQEFCFIYKYRQRFAVVAETIGERLGVDTDALEEYRENNMFLEDLECCEPEYCDW, encoded by the coding sequence ATGACACGTTCGTTCGACCACGAAGTAGCAGTCATCGGTGCGGGTCCCGCTGGCATCGGCACTGGCGTTGCCCTCGAGCGACTCGACCTCGAGTACACCGTTCTCGAGCGCGACTGTATCGGCGCGTCCTTTCGCCAGTGGCCCGCAGAGATGCGGCTACTAACTCCCTCGTTTCCCGCGACTGCGTTCGGGACGCGCGATCTGAACGCGATCACGCCCGATACGTCCCCAGCACTCGCACTCGACTGTGAGCATCCAACCGGCGAGCAGTACGCGGACTATCTCGAGGCCATCGCCGAGTTCCACGAACTTAGCGTCGAGACAGGTATCGACGTCACCAGTGCTGTGTCTCTCGATGGTGACACTGACGGTGGCTTTCGACTCGAGACGGACGATGACTCGATCACCGCACGCTTCGTCGTCTGGGCGGCGGGCGAGTACCAGTACCCCACGACGGCAGCCGTTGCAGGCGCACAACACGGCGTTCACGTCGCGGGCGTCGACTCCTGGGAATCGTACGCGACCGCGCACGATCTCGAGGCGGATGTCGACCTCGAGTCCGACGTTGCGCCAGTCGAAACGCTGGCGGCGGGCGATGGGACTGGCGACGCCACACCACAGGCGGCGGCCGACGGCGCGGGCACAATGGCACCGGTACAGGACGATGTCATCGTCATCGGCGGCGCAGAAAGCGGCGTCGACGCCGCGCTCTCCCTCGCCGAAGCGGACTGTTCGGTTACGGTCCTCGACGATGCCGGAACCTGGCAGTTCCGCAGTCCCGACCCAAGCGAGGTGCTCTCACCGCGGACGAACGAGCGACTCGAGGCTGCACTCGACGAGGAACAGCCGATTGCGCTCGTCGCGGGGGCGCGCGCAGAACGGATCGAACGACTCGCTGATGAGGACAGTACAGAGATCGATGACGGCGGACTCGAGTACGCTGTCGTCACAACTGATGGCGCCCGATTCTGTTCGCGAGCCCCACCCGTTCTCGCAACCGGCTTCGAGGGCAGCGTCTCGCTCGTCGAGGAACTGTTCACACTCGAGGATGGCGTGCCCGAACTCACCGACCGCGACGAGTCAACGGCCACGCCCGGCCTGTTTCTCGCCGGCCCGCAGGTCGCACACAACGGCCAGGAGTTTTGTTTCATCTACAAGTATCGCCAGCGCTTCGCTGTCGTCGCCGAAACCATCGGCGAGCGACTCGGCGTCGACACTGACGCGCTCGAGGAGTACCGGGAGAACAATATGTTTCTCGAGGATCTCGAGTGTTGTGAGCCGGAGTACTGCGACTGGTGA
- a CDS encoding formyltetrahydrofolate deformylase codes for MTTDVTEITVIGEDDTGLIANVTSLLFERGINIEDLDQAVRDGVFRMYLAVDTSEMVTTEEKLREDLHELGDDLGLDVQVRFPADRENQQIAVLVTKESHCLEALFEAWANDDLGADISVVIGNHDDLEPLANHYDVPFHDIGTESGQQNEDELLEVLAEYNADLIVLARYMRILSPNVVFRYEDRIINVHPSLLPAFPGAEAYRQAIEEGVRVAGVTAHYVTTDLDQGPIITQRAFDVPDDADADTMKNRGQPLEADALLEAVKLHLNGDVSVHRGRTSVRENGEQYQLGLPAEIDDVTPDRPVDGIGNAVADE; via the coding sequence ATGACGACTGATGTGACCGAAATCACGGTGATCGGAGAGGACGACACCGGGCTGATTGCGAACGTGACGAGCCTGCTGTTCGAGCGCGGGATCAACATTGAAGACCTCGATCAGGCGGTTCGCGACGGCGTCTTCCGGATGTATCTCGCTGTCGACACCTCGGAAATGGTCACGACCGAGGAGAAACTCCGGGAAGACCTCCACGAACTCGGCGATGACCTCGGACTTGACGTGCAGGTCCGGTTCCCCGCCGACCGCGAGAACCAGCAGATCGCCGTTCTCGTCACCAAAGAGAGCCACTGCCTCGAGGCACTGTTCGAGGCCTGGGCCAACGACGACCTCGGCGCGGACATCAGCGTGGTCATCGGTAACCACGACGACCTCGAGCCGCTTGCAAATCACTACGACGTGCCGTTTCACGATATCGGCACCGAGAGCGGCCAGCAAAACGAAGACGAACTCCTTGAGGTGCTTGCGGAGTACAACGCCGACCTGATCGTCCTCGCGCGGTATATGCGGATTCTCAGCCCGAACGTTGTCTTCCGATACGAAGACCGGATTATCAACGTCCACCCCTCGCTGTTGCCGGCGTTCCCCGGCGCAGAGGCCTATCGCCAGGCCATCGAGGAAGGCGTCCGCGTCGCTGGCGTCACCGCCCACTACGTGACAACCGACCTCGATCAGGGGCCAATCATTACCCAGCGCGCATTCGACGTCCCCGACGATGCAGACGCCGACACGATGAAAAACCGGGGCCAGCCACTCGAGGCCGATGCGTTGCTCGAGGCTGTCAAACTCCACCTAAACGGCGACGTCTCAGTTCACCGTGGACGAACCTCGGTCCGAGAGAACGGTGAGCAGTACCAGCTTGGACTTCCTGCAGAGATCGACGACGTCACCCCAGATCGCCCGGTTGACGGTATTGGAAACGCAGTCGCTGACGAGTAA
- a CDS encoding phosphoribosylaminoimidazolesuccinocarboxamide synthase, with the protein MTSVKEFRIEREATADSLGAGSFVFTDDYSVFDWGKMPDQIPEKGASLCTMGAFNFELLEAEGVPTHYRGVVDHSGDSDSIVSLEDASSPPWEMAIELTQVPDLPNEGREYDYDHYHEAAGENYLIPLEIVFRNRVPIGSSLRSRTEPEDHGLAYDSWPDEPVDLDAPIVEFSTKYEEGDRYLEATEADQIAGRASLSALEDLARDVNRILTEQAESAGLDHQDGKIECLYYDGEIRVADVVGTFDENRFSYEGSQLSKEVLRQYHKRTQPEWVQAVEAAKAEAKQENVADWKSLCTVDPEPLEDTVLETARNLYCAGTNAYTGHDVFEAPPLSSAIGAVQRL; encoded by the coding sequence GTGACCAGCGTCAAAGAGTTCCGAATCGAGCGCGAGGCGACGGCTGACAGCCTCGGGGCGGGTTCGTTCGTCTTTACGGACGATTACTCCGTCTTCGACTGGGGCAAAATGCCCGATCAGATTCCCGAGAAGGGAGCCAGCCTCTGTACGATGGGCGCGTTCAACTTCGAACTGCTCGAGGCCGAAGGCGTGCCCACGCACTACCGCGGCGTCGTCGACCATAGCGGCGACTCCGACTCGATCGTCTCACTCGAGGATGCCTCGAGTCCACCCTGGGAGATGGCCATCGAACTGACGCAGGTTCCGGATCTCCCAAACGAAGGGCGAGAGTACGATTACGACCACTACCACGAGGCCGCCGGCGAGAACTACCTCATCCCGCTCGAGATCGTCTTCCGAAATCGCGTCCCGATCGGCTCGAGTCTGCGTAGTCGAACGGAACCCGAAGATCACGGCCTCGCGTACGACTCCTGGCCCGACGAACCAGTCGACCTCGACGCACCAATCGTCGAGTTCTCGACCAAGTACGAGGAGGGTGATCGCTATCTCGAAGCCACAGAAGCCGACCAGATCGCTGGCCGCGCCTCGCTTTCCGCACTCGAGGACCTCGCACGCGACGTCAATCGGATTCTGACGGAACAGGCTGAATCGGCCGGTCTCGACCACCAGGACGGCAAAATTGAGTGCCTGTACTACGACGGCGAAATCCGTGTCGCTGATGTCGTCGGGACGTTCGACGAGAATCGCTTCAGCTACGAAGGCAGTCAGCTCTCAAAGGAAGTCCTTCGTCAGTACCATAAACGAACCCAACCCGAGTGGGTGCAAGCCGTCGAAGCCGCCAAAGCCGAGGCGAAACAGGAGAACGTCGCTGACTGGAAATCCCTCTGTACCGTCGATCCCGAACCGCTCGAGGACACCGTTCTCGAGACGGCTCGCAATCTGTACTGTGCGGGAACCAACGCCTACACCGGCCACGACGTGTTCGAGGCTCCGCCGCTCTCGAGTGCAATCGGTGCGGTCCAGCGATTATAA
- a CDS encoding methyl-accepting chemotaxis protein, protein MAKFGLVIALVLVATLAVAGFSYIDISNQISDNAQNELELTAEVEAQEIGDWMYLETQEAEVLANDGDIPYTNGTDHEIRTGLNNRYHEMGSTVQDIHYVDLESDTIDVSTDSDMVETDVTEFGLNLHVINDEYSVSEFEYENIYISQVDSTYSDTFEYNGEMSIALFSPVDGTDHAVMIVNSIEDRSNYFRNHAEGGQTTVVDGGSHEMMFADDRDHLLSEYEHAESDAVLEGGLDGSTVIDLDDTDEVVAAAQIPNTDWALVTHAPQSSTYALVDDVVESLGAVIAIALFGFLIIGATIGRSTAHALDSLADDADRLSNGDSDIEIDDDGRIDEVGQVRGSFASIQTYLETAANQADAIARQEFNDDALDEDVPGRLGNSLDRMQTDLETYIEDIEASKAEAEASKDEAAAAREEAEALAERLEMTAAEFADVMSEAADGDFTQRLDDDVDNEALAEIATAFNGMLEDLERTIIDIQDLADDVDQISGQVTGQVAEIETASNDVSRSAEEIATATAEQSDRFQNVYGEMNDLSATVEEIASTADDVASVSETAADRADAAGEATGEIRTEMDHLEERAEAITTQVEQLDSEMGEIREIVDLIDDIADQTNLLALNASIEAASAGEEGDGFAVVASEVKSLAEETGDATQEVDDLITNVEAAVDETVDEIERMREQVDEGADVVDDGIEAIDAITEQVEEANAGVQSINEATGEQARANERVVTMVDEVTEISEETKSETETVAAAAEEQAATVSDVAAGANSLTDMADDLSTSLEAFDVSEDSAATDGDRSGTADNDSSAGQMLEYDDSTTEVADPDDGDLVLKRDDSGDNADD, encoded by the coding sequence GTGGCAAAGTTCGGACTCGTGATCGCGCTGGTGTTGGTTGCCACACTCGCCGTTGCAGGCTTTTCCTACATCGATATCTCGAATCAGATTTCGGATAACGCACAGAACGAACTGGAGCTGACGGCGGAAGTTGAAGCCCAGGAGATCGGCGACTGGATGTATCTTGAGACACAGGAAGCCGAGGTCCTCGCAAATGACGGTGATATTCCATATACCAACGGGACAGATCACGAAATTAGGACGGGACTCAACAACAGATATCATGAGATGGGGAGCACCGTTCAGGACATCCACTACGTCGATTTAGAGTCAGATACGATCGATGTGAGTACGGATAGCGATATGGTCGAGACGGATGTCACCGAGTTCGGTCTCAACCTCCACGTTATCAACGACGAGTACTCGGTCTCGGAGTTCGAGTACGAAAACATCTACATTTCACAGGTCGATTCGACGTACTCGGATACCTTCGAGTACAACGGTGAAATGTCGATTGCGCTCTTCAGCCCCGTCGATGGCACGGATCACGCGGTCATGATCGTCAACTCGATCGAAGATCGATCTAACTACTTCAGAAACCATGCCGAGGGTGGACAAACTACCGTCGTCGACGGCGGCAGCCATGAGATGATGTTCGCCGATGACCGCGATCACCTGCTCTCTGAGTACGAACACGCCGAAAGCGATGCCGTCCTCGAGGGCGGACTCGATGGGTCAACAGTGATCGATCTCGACGACACAGACGAAGTCGTCGCTGCGGCACAGATCCCAAACACTGACTGGGCGCTCGTCACGCACGCGCCACAGTCGAGCACGTACGCGCTCGTCGATGACGTCGTCGAGTCCTTGGGAGCGGTCATCGCCATTGCACTGTTTGGATTCCTCATCATCGGAGCAACGATTGGGCGCTCGACAGCACACGCCCTTGACAGCCTCGCTGACGACGCCGATCGACTGTCAAACGGCGACTCCGATATCGAAATCGACGACGACGGCCGCATCGACGAGGTTGGACAAGTCCGGGGCTCGTTTGCCTCGATTCAGACCTACCTCGAGACCGCGGCGAATCAGGCAGATGCGATTGCTCGCCAGGAGTTCAACGACGACGCACTCGACGAAGACGTACCGGGCCGACTCGGGAACTCGCTCGATCGGATGCAAACCGACCTCGAGACCTACATCGAGGATATTGAGGCCTCGAAAGCCGAAGCGGAGGCGTCGAAAGACGAAGCCGCAGCTGCTCGAGAGGAAGCCGAAGCCCTCGCCGAGCGCCTTGAGATGACTGCCGCCGAGTTCGCTGACGTGATGAGCGAGGCTGCAGACGGCGACTTCACGCAGCGACTCGACGACGACGTCGACAACGAGGCGCTTGCAGAGATTGCAACCGCCTTTAACGGCATGCTCGAGGATCTCGAGCGCACGATCATCGACATTCAGGATCTTGCAGACGACGTCGATCAGATCAGCGGCCAGGTCACGGGTCAGGTCGCAGAGATTGAAACGGCGAGTAACGACGTGAGCCGCTCCGCCGAAGAGATTGCAACAGCAACCGCAGAACAGAGCGACCGCTTCCAGAACGTCTACGGCGAGATGAACGATCTCTCTGCAACCGTCGAAGAGATTGCCTCTACCGCCGACGACGTGGCAAGTGTCTCCGAGACCGCTGCCGACCGCGCCGATGCGGCTGGCGAGGCAACCGGTGAAATTCGCACTGAAATGGACCATCTCGAAGAGCGTGCGGAAGCGATCACGACGCAGGTCGAGCAACTCGATTCGGAGATGGGCGAGATTCGCGAAATTGTCGACCTCATCGACGACATTGCGGATCAGACGAACCTGCTCGCGCTCAATGCCTCTATCGAGGCGGCAAGCGCTGGCGAAGAAGGTGACGGCTTTGCGGTCGTCGCGAGCGAGGTCAAATCGCTGGCCGAAGAGACGGGCGACGCAACCCAGGAGGTCGATGACCTGATCACCAACGTCGAAGCCGCGGTCGACGAAACCGTCGATGAAATCGAACGCATGCGCGAGCAGGTCGACGAAGGCGCAGACGTCGTCGACGATGGCATCGAAGCGATCGACGCCATTACCGAACAGGTCGAAGAGGCAAACGCCGGTGTCCAGTCGATCAACGAGGCGACCGGCGAGCAGGCCCGCGCAAACGAGCGCGTCGTCACCATGGTCGACGAAGTCACCGAGATAAGCGAGGAAACCAAAAGCGAAACCGAGACCGTCGCCGCAGCCGCCGAAGAACAGGCCGCGACCGTCTCCGACGTCGCCGCCGGTGCCAACTCCCTGACCGATATGGCCGACGACTTGAGCACCTCACTCGAGGCCTTCGATGTCAGCGAGGACAGTGCAGCCACAGATGGTGACCGATCAGGCACAGCCGACAACGACTCGAGTGCCGGGCAGATGCTCGAGTACGACGATTCGACGACCGAGGTGGCCGATCCGGACGACGGAGATCTCGTCCTGAAACGCGACGACAGCGGCGACAACGCCGACGACTGA
- the cofH gene encoding 7,8-didemethyl-8-hydroxy-5-deazariboflavin synthase subunit CofH: MERPVTEADLTFEYTPDSESDQSFENALEKARSGDRLTVADAIALLTTGADVDGIDRRRKEQVLEAADRRRAEVVGEEVTFAANLNNNVTTACNVGCLFCNFKDAAHTFERDAEIETAGFTKTPAESREIVADAAERGIYEVCSVSGLHPAFVLDDEHREILEAHPDPKAVNYKPVELYETDPGTYVEQMAAMSVDGVHVHSMTPEEGYHAKRGTDWSYEEVYGRLKEAGLDTVPGTAAEILVDEVRDVICPGKIGTDDWLEAMEAAANVGLGLTATIMYGHVENEAHRAMHLKRVRNLQERVDGAITEFVPLSFIHQNTPLYEHDVVSGGASTDEDELMIAVSRLFLDNIDHIQSSWVKYGNEQGLKMLNCGADDFMGTILSEEITKRAGGGYGEFRSFADYVELITSIGRVPVERSTDYEKRRVIDPDDPPFGPQLGPKADGTPLLADEGPVPADD, from the coding sequence ATGGAGCGACCGGTGACCGAGGCCGACCTCACGTTCGAGTACACACCCGACAGCGAGAGCGACCAGTCCTTCGAGAACGCACTCGAGAAGGCACGAAGCGGCGACCGCCTGACCGTTGCAGACGCAATTGCGCTGCTGACGACGGGAGCCGACGTCGACGGAATCGATCGCCGGCGCAAAGAACAGGTGCTCGAGGCCGCAGATCGCCGGCGCGCTGAGGTCGTTGGCGAGGAAGTCACCTTCGCTGCGAATCTGAACAACAACGTCACGACCGCGTGCAACGTGGGCTGTCTATTCTGCAATTTCAAAGACGCGGCCCACACGTTCGAACGCGACGCCGAGATCGAGACGGCCGGCTTCACCAAGACGCCAGCCGAGTCGCGTGAAATCGTCGCCGACGCCGCCGAACGCGGGATCTATGAGGTCTGTTCGGTCTCCGGGCTGCACCCCGCGTTCGTCCTCGACGACGAGCATCGAGAGATTCTCGAGGCCCACCCCGATCCGAAGGCGGTGAACTACAAGCCGGTCGAACTGTACGAAACAGACCCCGGCACCTACGTCGAGCAGATGGCGGCGATGAGCGTCGACGGCGTGCACGTCCACTCGATGACGCCCGAAGAGGGCTACCACGCCAAACGCGGCACGGACTGGTCCTACGAGGAAGTCTACGGCCGGCTGAAGGAAGCTGGGCTCGATACGGTGCCCGGTACCGCCGCTGAGATCCTCGTCGACGAAGTGCGAGACGTGATCTGCCCCGGCAAGATCGGCACCGACGACTGGCTCGAGGCGATGGAAGCCGCGGCGAACGTCGGCCTTGGCCTCACGGCGACGATCATGTACGGCCACGTCGAAAACGAAGCCCACCGCGCCATGCACCTGAAACGCGTGCGCAACCTGCAAGAGCGCGTCGACGGCGCAATTACGGAGTTCGTCCCGCTTTCGTTTATCCACCAGAACACGCCGCTGTACGAGCACGACGTGGTCTCTGGGGGCGCAAGCACCGACGAGGACGAACTGATGATCGCCGTCTCGAGGCTCTTCCTCGACAATATCGACCACATCCAGTCCTCGTGGGTCAAGTACGGCAACGAGCAGGGCCTGAAGATGTTAAACTGCGGCGCAGACGACTTCATGGGGACGATTCTCTCCGAGGAGATCACCAAGCGCGCGGGCGGGGGCTACGGCGAGTTCCGTTCCTTCGCGGACTACGTCGAACTGATCACCTCGATTGGCCGCGTGCCGGTCGAGCGCTCGACGGATTACGAGAAACGCCGCGTCATCGACCCCGACGACCCACCGTTCGGGCCACAGTTAGGGCCAAAGGCAGACGGCACGCCACTACTGGCTGACGAGGGACCGGTGCCGGCAGACGACTGA